One window of Papaver somniferum cultivar HN1 chromosome 9, ASM357369v1, whole genome shotgun sequence genomic DNA carries:
- the LOC113308495 gene encoding L-type lectin-domain containing receptor kinase IV.2-like, with protein MERSPKNMRIIFSEIVLFLFLLLIKSFANSQFVYNDGFGGDILMMDGEAHVTENGLLQLTDQNDIDKQGHAFYSKPLQLKGNVSFSTTFVIGIVVSGLDKLSGQRMAFIIAPQRSLPGTLSSQFPGKGAHDTNNGNSANDVLAVELDTIKDPRLRIEINGTSVKSTSSIYFTNGEKKKQPLSLDKEQIQVWVEYDAINNKINVTLAPFNVSKPDVPLFSLKRNLSDIFLEPMYIGFSASTQSVLTSHYVLGWSFEINGTAQDLNLSSLPKLPRPPTSPGSPPSPSLSPSPSPSPPPKPSKNNNIAIIVSAIIGSIVVLALLVIFGLYYMRKQKTKNVPVVSPSPQPASEVQKFSYSELEEATSVFSEQIGEGASGTVYRGILPNSESQVAVKKVPGDAKYGSREFTAEIGSLGKLRHQNLVFLHGYCEHEGQLLLVYDYMPNGSVDMFLYPKRNPLYCTFIWSQRFQIIKDVANGLYYLHKGLKQVVIHRDIKSSNVFLDDKMNARLGDFGHAKLSDHGADSAPTSRVVGYVAPEMQYGMPSTQTDVYAFGAFMLEIASGRRPHLVAERGLHLVDWVSSSMKDDAILNTADKRLRGEYAEDEMLLVLKLGLLCCRFQPTARPTIQKIVQHLNGDAAEADLRALNTVDEAPVRYVGGGNTPPRSGTHDIFLE; from the coding sequence ATGGAACGTTCGCCAAAAAATATGAGGATCATCTTCTCTGAGATTGTTCTTTTCTTGTTTCTCCTACTAATCAAGAGTTTTGCGAACTCGCAATTTGTGTACAATGATGGATTTGGAGGTGATATACTGATGATGGATGGTGAGGCTCATGTCACAGAGAACGGCCTCTTGCAGTTAACCGATCAAAATGATATTGATAAGCAAGGTCATGCCTTCTATTCGAAACCGCTACAGCTCAAGGGTAATGTTTCTTTCTCTACAACTTTTGTCATTGGAATAGTAGTATCTGGATTGGATAAATTAAGCGGTCAGAGAATGGCTTTTATTATTGCGCCTCAAAGAAGTCTACCGGGAACTTTATCAAGCCAATTTCCAGGCAAAGGTGCCCATGACACCAACAATGGAAATTCCGCAAACGATGTCCTCGCAGTGGAGCTTGACACGATCAAAGATCCCCGTCTGAGAATTGAAATCAACGGTACGTCTGTTAAATCCACTTCTTCTATTTACTTCACCAATGGGGAAAAAAAGAAACAGCCTCTAAGTCTTGACAAGGAACAGATACAAGTTTGGGTAGAGTATGATGCGATAAACAACAAAATTAATGTCACCTTAGCTCCATTTAATGTATCAAAACCAGATGTTCCACTCTTTTCGTTGAAAAGAAATCTCTCAGATATTTTCTTAGAGCCCATGTACATTGGATTCTCAGCCTCAACCCAATCTGTGTTAACATCTCATTACGTATTAGGGTGGAGTTTTGAGATTAATGGTACAGCTCAAGACCTAAACCTTTCAAGCCTTCCTAAGCTTCCTCGGCCTCCTACATCTCCTGGATCTCCTCCTTCCCCTTCACTTTCTCCTTCGCCTtctccttctcctcctcccaAACCTTCTAAGAACAACAACATCGCAATAATTGTCTCCGCAATAATTGGCTCAATTGTAGTTCTGGCATTATTGGTGATTTTCGGCCTCTATTATATgcgaaaacagaaaacaaaaaacgTCCCAGTAGTTTCACCATCACCTCAACCAGCATCAGAGGTTCAAAAGTTTTCGTATAGTGAGCTGGAAGAGGCTACAAGTGTGTTCAGCGAACAAATTGGGGAAGGTGCCTCTGGTACCGTTTACAGAGGTATATTACCGAATTCTGAATCGCAAGTTGCTGTCAAGAAAGTCCCTGGTGATGCAAAATATGGATCGAGGGAGTTCACAGCGGAGATCGGGAGTCTGGGTAAGCTTCGCCACCAAAACTTGGTATTCCTACATGGCTACTGTGAACACGAAGGACAGCTGCTTTTGGTTTATGATTACATGCCCAATGGAAGTGTAGACATGTTTCTCTATCCGAAACGGAATCCGCTATATTGCACGTTTATTTGGAGTCAGAGATTTCAAATCATAAAAGATGTTGCAAATGGATTGTATTATCTGCATAAAGGGTTGAAACAAGTTGTGATCCACAGAGACATTAAATCCAGCAATGTCTTTTTGGATGATAAGATGAATGCAAGGTTGGGCGATTTTGGTCATGCAAAACTGTCTGATCATGGAGCGGATAGTGCTCCAACTTCGAGAGTAGTTGGATATGTTGCACCAGAAATGCAATATGGAATGCCATCGACTCAGACAGATGTGTACGCATTTGGGGCTTTCATGCTTGAAATTGCTAGCGGAAGAAGACCTCATTTAGTGGCTGAACGGGGTCTGCATCTTGTTGATTGGGTGTCGTCTTCTATGAAGGATGATGCAATTCTTAATACTGCTGATAAGAGGTTAAGAGGTGAATATGCAGAAGACGAAATGCTTTTGGTGTTAAAGCTTGGGTTACTATGTTGCCGTTTTCAACCCACTGCTAGGCCAACCATCCAAAAAATCGTCCAACATTTGAATGGAGATGCTGCTGAAGCCGATTTACGCGCCCTTAACACGGTGGATGAAGCACCTGTCCGCTATGTAGGGGGAGGAAATACACCTCCTCGTTCTGGTACACATGATATATTCTTGGAATGA
- the LOC113314283 gene encoding L-type lectin-domain containing receptor kinase IV.1-like codes for MRTIFYKLVIFLFLLLIQRFVNSEHTEKDIYYNGFKSNFLKFDGEAQADSDTGLLRLTNNKGPNEQGHAFFKRPFQFKSNLSFSTSFVFAIASESSPRGQGLAFVIAPQRELPGALENQFLGLFNATSNGNSSNHVFAVELDIIYNVEFDDVPGPHVGIDINGLRSVNSTAPAYFIDGKYKKLDITSGEPIQVWVEYDGVDKEVRVTLAPIDVSKPDVPLLIYFKDLSTIFLDSMYVGFAASTQTVPTYHYILGWSFQLDGTAQALNLSILPKLPQPPPPPASPPPPPPSSKTKPNMVIIGAAVGSSLLILAILAILGFCYLRKPKRNNIPARPPSPPPVAGLRKFRYNELEEATNAFKEQIGEGAFGTVFRGVLPNSEIQVAVKKMSRDAKYGSKQFMAEIESLGKLRHRNLVHLHGYCEHEGQLLLVYDFMPNGGLDKFLYPKRNPLYCTLNWSQRFQIIKDVANGLYYLHKGWDQVVIHRDIKSSNVLLDGQMNARLGDFGLAKLYDHGADSAPTSRVVGTMGYIAPEMHYGMPSTQTDVYAFGAFLLEVACGRRPNLVAERGLHLVDWVLSSMKENVLLSTVDKKLGGEYSEEEMLLVLKLGLLCCRFDPTARPTVQKILQFLSGDASEVDVRSLHTKDEAPVRYVGGGITSPLSGTHVGSTSSGNEPTPSRHSGSPTSVNQASPSVMRNAFTR; via the coding sequence ATGAGGACAATCTTTTACAAGCTAGTTATCTTCTTGTTTCTCTTACTGATCCAGCGTTTTGTAAATTCGGAACATACTGAAAAAGATATCTACTACAATGGATTTAAAAGCAATTTTCTGAAGTTTGATGGTGAAGCTCAAGCGGATTCAGATACCGGCCTCTTGCGGTTAACCAACAACAAAGGACCGAATGAGCAAGGCCATGCCTTCTTCAAACGTCCTTTTCAATTTAAGAGTAACTTATCCTTCTCCACTAGTTTTGTCTTTGCAATAGCATCTGAAAGTAGCCCGAGAGGTCAGGGATTGGCTTTTGTTATCGCACCTCAAAGAGAGCTACCAGGAGCTCTAGAAAACCAATTCCTAGGCCTATTCAACGCCACCAGCAATGGAAATTCCTCAAACCATGTCTTTGCGGTGGAGCTAGATATCATCTACAATGTTGAGTTTGACGACGTTCCGGGTCCCCATGTTGGAATTGATATCAATGGTCTAAGGTCTGTGAATTCTACTGCCCCTGCGTATTTCATTGACGGGAAATACAAGAAGCTAGATATTACTAGTGGGGAACCAATACAGGTGTGGGTAGAGTATGATGGGGTAGACAAGGAAGTTCGTGTCACATTGGCTCCAATCGACGTATCTAAACCAGATGTTCCACTCCTGATATATTTCAAAGATCTCTCAACTATATTCTTAGATTCCATGTACGTTGGGTTTGCAGCCTCTACCCAAACTGTACCAACATATCATTACATATTAGGGTGGAGTTTTCAGCTTGATGGTACAGCTCAGGCGCTAAACCTTTCAATCCTTCCTAAGCTTCCTCAGCCTCCTCCGCCTCCTgcatctcctcctcctcctcctccttcttctaaGACCAAGCCGAATATGGTGATAATTGGTGCGGCAGTAGGTAGCTCACTTCTTATTCTGGCAATCCTAGCGATCTTAGGCTTCTGTTATTTGCGAAAACCGAAAAGAAACAACATCCCAGCAcgtccaccatcacctccaccagtcGCGGGGCTTCGAAAGTTTAGATATAATGAGTTGGAAGAGGCTACAAATGCGTTTAAGGAACAAATTGGAGAAGGGGCCTTTGGTACCGTCTTCCGAGGTGTATTACCTAATTCCGAAATACAAGTTGCTGTCAAGAAAATGTCTCGTGATGCAAAATATGGATCCAAGCAGTTTATGGCGGAGATCGAGAGTCTGGGTAAGCTTCGCCACCGGAACTTGGTACATCTCCATGGCTATTGTGAACACGAGGGACAGCTACTATTGGTCTATGATTTCATGCCCAATGGAGGTCTAGACAAGTTCCTGTATCCAAAACGGAATCCATTATATTGCACGCTTAATTGGAGTCAGAGATTTCAAATAATAAAAGATGTTGCTAATGGATTGTATTATTTGCATAAAGGGTGGGATCAAGTAGTTATTCACAGAGACATTAAATCCAGTAATGTCTTATTGGATGGTCAGATGAATGCAAGATTGGGTGATTTTGGCCTCGCGAAACTGTATGATCATGGTGCAGATAGTGCTCCAACTTCGAGAGTAGTTGGTACAATGGGATACATTGCTCCAGAAATGCATTACGGAATGCCATCAACACAGACCGATGTGTACGCATTTGGTGCTTTCTTGCTTGAAGTTGCGTGCGGGAGAAGACCCAATTTGGTGGCTGAGCGGGGTCTGCATCTGGTTGATTGGGTATTATCTTCTATGAAAGAAAATGTACTTCTCAGTACGGTTGACAAGAAGTTAGGAGGTGAATATTCAGAAGAAGAGATGCTTTTGGTGTTAAAGCTTGGGTTACTATGTTGCCGTTTTGATCCCACTGCTAGGCCAACCGTCCAAAAAATCCTCCAATTTTTAAGTGGAGATGCTTCCGAAGTCGATGTACGTTCCCTTCACACCAAGGATGAGGCACCTGTCCGCTATGTAGGGGGAGGAATTACATCTCCTCTTTCTGGTACACACGTTGGATCAACATCATCTGGCAATGAACCAACTCCCTCTAGGCACTCTGGGTCACCAACTTCCGTCAACCAGGCAAGTCCGTCTGTGATGCGGAATGCATTTACGCGTTAA